A DNA window from Limanda limanda chromosome 6, fLimLim1.1, whole genome shotgun sequence contains the following coding sequences:
- the folr gene encoding folate receptor has protein sequence MWVVLSLLMALCSGALSLDKLNMCMDGKHHKVEPGREGDLYQQCSPWRDNACCMANTSSAAHNDDSYLYNFNWHHCGTMSKRCKEHFIQDTCFHECSPHLGPWIVEVNQTWRKERVLDVPLCKEDCNDWWEDCKNDYTCKSDWHTGWDWSTGMNRCPRNSKCRIWTEVYPTPKSMCEQIWSKSYLYTDYTKTSGRCMQLWFNGPNPNKKVAEYYINNARQHQSFTLSMLLFLAAASFSVVMH, from the exons ATGTGGGTTGTCCTTTCCCTGCTGATGGCCCTTTGCAGTGGTGCTCTGTCTCTGGACAAACTCAACATGTGCATGGATGGCAAACACCACAAAGTAGAGCCGGGCCGCGAGGGAGACCTTTACCAACAG TGCTCTCCCTGGCGTGACAATGCGTGCTGCATGGCCAATACCAGCTCAGCAGCCCACAACGATGACTCCTACCTGTACAACTTCAATTGGCATCACTGCGGTACTATGAGCAAACGGTGCAAGGAACATTTCATCCAAGACACCTGCTTCCACGAGTGCTCGCCACACTTGGGACCCTGGATAGTAGAA GTGAATCAGACCTGGCGTAAGGAACGTGTTTTGGATGTGCCTCTGTGTAAGGAAGACTGCAACGATTGGTGGGAAGACTGCAAGAATGATTACACTTGCAAGAGTGATTGGCACACGGGATGGGACTGGAGCACAG GTATGAACAGATGCCCTAGAAACAGCAAGTGCAGAATCTGGACTGAAGTCTACCCCACACCCAAGTCCATGTGTGAACAAATCTGGTCTAAGTCCTACCTTTATACCGACTACACCAAAACGTCAGGCCGCTGCATGCAGCTGTGGTTCAATGGGCCGAACCCCAACAAGAAAGTGGCCGAGTACTACATTAACAACGCACGGCAACACCAGAGCTTCACCTTGTCCATGCTGCTTTTCCTGGCTGCTGCATCTTTCTCTGTGGTGATGCACTGA
- the inppl1a gene encoding phosphatidylinositol 3,4,5-trisphosphate 5-phosphatase 2A, whose amino-acid sequence MAGGGGAGGGVVSPLGPAPPLWYHRDLSRAAAEELLARAGRDGSFLVRDSESVTGAYALCVLFQKHVHTYRVLPDEEGFLAVQTSQGVQPKRFKTLPELVLLYLQPSQGLVTTLLYTVDREETAVSDERDYSDGEDEKPPLPPRSASTSSAPGPDTPTDSTPAANGLSTISHEYLKGSYALDLEAVKQGASSLPHLNKTLVASCKRLNGEVDKVLSGLEILSKVFDQQSAFMVSKMIQQSVNQGGDQELENLVTKLAILKDLLSSIEKKALKALQDMSLSSPTSPTPLSMRHSKAIPVQAFEVKLDVYLAELTKIGKSQKYTLSVDVEGGRLVVMKKVKDSQEDWTTFTHDKIRQLIKSQRVQNKLGIVFEKEKDKSQRKDFIFASAKKREAFCQLLQLMKNKHSNQDEPDMISVFIGTWNMGSVPSPKSVASWVLCRGLGKTLDEMTVTIPHDLYVFGTQENSVCDREWVESLRAMLKEQTELDYKPIAVQTLWNIKIAVLVKPEHENRISHVGMSSVKTGIANTLGNKGAVGVSFMFNGTSFGFVNCHLTSGNEKIARRNQNYLDILRLLSLGDKQLSSFDISLRFTHLFWLGDLNYRLDMDIQEILNYINRKEFEPLLKVDQLNLEREKNKVFLRFAEEEISFPPTYRYERGSRDTYVWQKQKATGMRTNVPSWCDRTLWKSYPETHIVCNSYGCTDDIVTSDHSPVFATFEVGVTSQFVSKKGLPKSSEQAYIEFESIEAIVKTASRTKFFIEFYSTCLEEFKKSYENDSQSSDNVNFLRVGWSNKQLTTLKPLLSEIEYLQDQHLLLTVKSLDGYESYGECVLALKSMIGSTSQQFHTYLSHRGEETGNIRGSMRVRVPAERMGTRERLYEWISVDKDETGGPKGKGSLVSRVGHEYVKPSVVRKPLGELSKVSEEGERTSKEETAARPKQDASEGDSSVSKNSYNNPAYYCLEGVPNQSAAALSPEILPSPTSANPLAAKAPLPSAGARTKPPCPASGPPQPRRHLSGHPVRAISEEGSSEDDAGACVAGAQGGGVGGTVGTTLNRPPPDFPPPPLPKGALEMVAEAAFPKPRLLYPDLAEVRIPAASPGAPLGLGEGFRRGGGGGGGGGGGGGGAGALDDQSCSVLQMAKTLSESEFPGPPPRAPSAPPLRGQPMGLGLEACRTFPPRHPIPESIAEDMPEEGLWASSSSSLSVGDSSVGEWLQRLGLERYEQGLLHNGWDDLEFLSDITEEDLEEAGVQDLAHKRILLESLREQQQP is encoded by the exons ATGGCCGGGGGAGGCGGTGCTGGAGGCGGGGTGGTGTCTCCGCTGGGGCCCGCGCCGCCGCTGTGGTACCACCGGGACCTGAGTCGAGCCGCGGCCGAGGAGCTGCTCGCCCGGGCCGGGAGGGACGGCAGCTTCCTGGTGCGGGACAGCGAGAGCGTCACCGGGGCTTACGCTCTGTGCGTACT ctttcaGAAGCACGTCCACACGTACAGAGTCCTCCCAGACGAAGAGGGGTTTCTGGCTGTACAG acgTCTCAGGGCGTGCAGCCTAAGCGATTTAAGACATTACCAGAGTTGGTGTTGTTGTACCTGCAGCCAAGTCAGGGTCTGGTCACCACGCTGCTGTACACTGTGGACCGAGAGGAAACAGCTGTCAGTGACGAGAGAGACTATTCAG ATGGGGAGGATGAGAAGCCCCCCCTTCCCCCTCGctctgcctccacctcctctgctcctggacCAGACACACCTACAGACAG cACTCCAGCTGCTAATGGCCTGAGCACCATCTCCCATGAGTACCTGAAGGGCAGCTATGCTTTGGACCTGGAGGCTGTCAAACAGGGAGCCTCCTCCCTGCCTCACCTCAACAAGACACTAGTGGCCTCCTGCAAACGACTTAATGG TGAGGTGGACAAAGTTTTGTCTGGTCTGGAGATTCTGTCTAAAGTCTTCGATCAGCAGAGCGCCTTCATGGTCTCCAAGATGATCCAGCAG TCAGTGAATCAGGGTGGAGACCAGGAGTTGGAGAACCTTGTGACCAAGCTGGCCATTCTCAAAGACCTGCTGTCCTCTATAGAGAAGAAG GCTCTGAAAGCTCTCCAGGACATGAGTTTGTCTTCTCCAACCTCCCCCACTCCTCTGTCCATGCGTCACAGCAAAGCAATCCCTGTGCAGGCCTTCGAG GTCAAGCTGGACGTTTATCTGGCAGAACTGACAAAGATTGGAAAGAGTCAGAAGTACACACTGTCCGTGGACGTGGAGGGAGGACGACTGGTGGtgatgaagaaggtgaaggaCAGCCAAGAGGACTGGACAACCTTCACACATGACAaga tccGTCAGCTGATCAAGTCTCAGCGAGTGCAGAATAAACTGGGCATTGTTTTtgagaaggagaaggacaagAGCCAGAGGAAAGACTTCATCTTTGCCAGTGCCAAG AAGCGGGAGGCATTTtgccagctgctgcagctgatgaAGAACAAACATTCCAACCAGGACGAACCAGACATGATTTCTGTCTTCATAGGCACCTGGAATATGG GCTCAGTGCCTTCACCTAAGTCTGTGGCCTCCTGGGTGTTGTGCCGCGGCCTCGGGAAGACCCTGGATGAGATGACGGTCACCATCCCTCACGACCTCTACGTGTTTGGAACTCAAGAAAACTCAGTGTGTGATCGGGAGTGGGTGGAGTCACTACGGGCCATGTTGAAAGAACAGACCGAGCTGGATTATAAACCG ATCGCAGTGCAGACTCTGTGGAACATTAAAATCGCCGTGTTGGTGAAACCTGAACATGAAAATCGTATCAGCCATGTGGGAATGTCAAGTGTCAAGACAGGCATCGCCAACACACTGG GAAACAAAGGAGCTGTAGGTGTTTCCTTCATGTTCAATGGGACGTCTTTCGGTTTTGTGAACTGTCACTTGACATCAGGGAATGAGAAGATTGCCAG GAGGAACCAGAACTACCTTGATATCCTGAGGCTGCTGTCATTAGGAGACAAACAACTGAGCTCCTTCGACATCTCACTGCGCTTCACACACCTCTTCTGGCTGGGAGACCTCAACTACAGGCTGGATATGGATATACAG GAGATCCTAAACTACATCAACAGGAAGGAGTTTGAGCCCCTGCTGAAGGTGGACCAGCTCAAcctggagagggagaaaaacaaagtgtttcTCCGCTTTG cggaggaggagataTCTTTCCCGCCCACCTACCGTTATGAACGAGGCTCACGGGACACGTATGTTTGGCAGAAGCAGAAGGCCACAGGG ATGAGGACTAATGTTCCATCCTGGTGTGACAGGACCCTGTGGAAGTCGTACCCAGAAACACACATTGTCTGTAACTCCTATG GCTGTACAGATGATATCGTGACCAGTGATCACTCCCCTGTCTTTGCCACGTTTGAAGTGGGCGTGACCTCTCAGTTTGTCTCCAAGAAAG GTCTGCCGAAGTCTTCAGAGCAGGCTTACATCGAGTTCGAGAGCATCGAGGCCATAGTGAAGACGGCGAGTCGAACCAAGTTCTTCATCGAGTTCTACTCCACTTGTCTGGAAG AGTTTAAGAAGAGCTACGAGAACGACAGTCAGAGCAGCGACAATGTCAACTTCCTGCGGGTGGGCTGGTCCAACAAGCAGCTGACGACGCTCAAACCTCTCCTCTCAGAGATAGAGTACCTGCAGGACCAACACCTGCTGCTGACGGTGAAGTCGCTGGATGGATACGAGTCCTACG gagagtgtgtgttggcTCTGAAGTCAATGATAGGCAGCACATCTCAGCAGTTCCACACCTACCTGTCCCACCGCGGCGAGGAAACGGGAAACATCAGGGGGTCCATGAGGGTCAGGGTCCCCGCTGAAAGAATGGGAACCAGGGAGAGACTTTACG AGTGGATCAGTGTGGACAAGGATGAGACAGGCGGACCTAAAGGGAAAGGCTCGCTGGTTTCCAGAGTGGGACATGAATATGTCAA GCCGTCTGTGGTTCGTAAACCGTTAGGAGAGCTGAGCAAGGtcagtgaggagggagagaggaccAGCAAGGAGGAAACTGCTGCAAG ACCTAAACAAGATGCATCAGAGGGCGATTCATCCGTCAGCAAGAACAGCTACAACAATCCTGCCTACTACTGCCTGGAAGGAGTTCCCAACCAGTCTGCAGCTGCTCTCTCACCCGAAATTCTCCCCTCTCCTACGTCCGCTAACCCCCTGGCAGCTAAAGCCCCTCTCCCCTCAGCTGGAGCTCGTACCAAACCCCCGTGTCCGGCCTCAGGACCCCCTCAACCACGCAGGCACCTGTCGGGACACCCGGTTCGGGCTATTAGCGAGGAGGGCTCCTCAGAGGACGATGCAGGCGCTTGTGTGGCTGGGGCGCAGGGTGGAGGCGTCGGGGGAACAGTGGGAACCACGCTGAAtcgacccccacctgacttcccccctcctcctctccctaaGGGAGCCCTGGAGATGGTTGCAGAGGCGGCCTTCCCCAAACCGCGGCTCCTTTACCCGGACCTGGCTGAGGTCAGGATCCCGGCGGCAAGTCCCGGTGCACCGCTGGGTCTGGGGGAGGGtttcaggagaggaggaggcggaggaggaggcggcggaggaggtggaggtggagcaggagcGTTGGACGACCAGTCCTGCTCTGTGCTCCAGATGGCAAAGACTCTGAGTGAAAGTGAGTTTCCTGGACCTCCTCCACGGGCTCCGTCAGCTCCGCCTCTCCGAGGGCAACCGATGGGTTTGGGTCTGGAGGCGTGTCGCACCTTCCCCCCCCGACATCCCATCCCAGAGAGCATCGCAGAGGACATGCCGGAGGAG GGACTTTGGGCCAGCAGTAGTTCCTCTTTGTCTGTCGGGGATTCTTCAGTAGGAGAGTGGCTGCAAAGACTGGGACTGGAGAGGTATGAGCAGGGCCTTCTTCACAACGGCTGGGACGACCTGGAATtcctcag tgacatcacagaggaGGACCTGGAGGAGGCGGGGGTGCAGGACCTCGCTCACAAACGGATCCTGCTGGAGAGCCTCAGAGAGCAGCAACAGCCATAA